In Methanolacinia paynteri, the DNA window AAGGCCTTCGTAATCCTTATTGACGGCTACAGCGGGAGCGAAAAGCTTGCAAATGAACTTACTTACCATGTAAGGATGACACTCGGTCCGATTGCAATGCCGGCCGAGATTAAATTCGTCGATTCTCTTCCGAAAACAAGGAGCGGAAAGATCATGAGACGTGTCCTCAAAGCCCAGGAGATGGGAGAGGACCCGGGTGATCTCTCCACAATGGAAGAATAATCTTATTTTCTTTTTCTAGTCATCTCCGCATGAAATAAATAATATTAAGCTCAATTATGAAATTAAAGCAAAAGGAGAAGATTTTATGACAACGAAAGATGATGCGGCAGAAGCCTTTGCAGGCGAATCCCAGGCAAACAGGAAGTACAAAATATTTTCGGAAAAAGCCGATGCTGAGGGCTACTCAAATGTTGCAAAATTGTACAGGGCTGCTTCTGAAGCAGAGGCAATTCATGCCAAGAGACTCCTCTTTCTCCTCCAGCAGGTAAATTCAACAGAAGAAAACCTGAAAAAATCCATTGAAGGAGAGACATCAGAGTACACCTCCATGTATCCTTCATTTGTCAAAGATGCCGAGAAGGAAAATGACAAGGAAGCAGGAACGATATTCACCCATGCAATGAAGGCCGAAGAGGTCCATGCAGCAAACTATGGCAGGGCCCTTGAAGCTGTTGCCGGCGGTAACGACCTCGAGGTCTCCAAAGTATTCTTATGCCCTGTATGCGGGAATATAGTGTTTGACTCAGTGCCCGACACATGCCCCATATGCGGCGTTCCCGGAAGAATGTTTAAAGAGATCGAATAACCCGGTAATTATACAAATCCAAATTCTTTTTTTCGTGACACATTTAAATAAATTGATGGAAAAAGCAGTTACTATGCCGGATGTAAAAGTTTACTCGACAAAACAATGCCAGTACTGCAGACTGCTCAAGGCGTTTCTTGACAAAAAAGGAATAAAATACCAGAATATTGATGTAGGAGAAGATATTGAAGCAGCCAAAGAGATGGTTGAACTCTCGGGCCAGTATGCGGTACCTGTAACCGTAATCGACGGCGAGGTCATCGTAGGCTATGACGTCAGGAGACTGAACGAACTTTTCGGGGATACCGGGGAGAAAGGTGAAACCGACATTATTATTCTTGGCGGAGGACCTGCAGGGCTTACAGCAGCTGCATATGCAGCGAGAAAGCTGCTTAGATGCATGATAATTACCGAGGATATAGGTGGACAGGCACTGGAATCCTGGGCCATTGAAAATTATATGGGGTTCCGGATAATATCCGGAAGCGATCTCATGCAGAAATTTGAAGAGCAGGTCAGGAATGAGGATATTGAGATCGAGATAGACAAGGCAGAATCGATTGCCGAAAGCGATGAAAAATTCGTCATCACTACGGTGTCCGGGCAGAAATTTGAAGGTAAATCGGTGATTATTGCAACAGGTGTCAAACCCAGGTGGCTTGGAATAAAAGATGAAGAAAAATTTATAGGCCACGGGATCAGCATATGCTCCACCTGCGACGGTCCGCTCTTCCGTAATAAGATCGTGACAATTATCGGAGGAGGAAATTACGCGGTCACGACAGCCATTGAGATGAGCAAACTTGCCAAACATGTAAACCTTATAGTAAGAAGCAAAATCAGGGCGGACGAGGTATACACCAACCAGTATGAGGGGCTTGAGAACGTTTCAACTTATAAAAACTATACTGTAAGCGCCCTTGGGGGGGACAATATGCTCAAAGCGGTTACAATAAAAGAAAGGGATACGGGCGAAGAGATAAAACTTGAAACCGACGGTCTCTTCCTCGCTATCGGACATGATGCAAATACCGGATTTCTTGAAGGCTTCGTCGATCTCAATGGAAACGGGGAGATCATCACAGACAACAACGGCAGGACATCACATAAAGGCGTCTTTGCAGCCGGCGATGTTACCGATACCGAGAGCAAGCAGGTAATTATTGCTTCGGGAGAAGGCGCAAAAGCTGCACTTTCCGCCTATTCTTTCCTTGTGAATAAATAAATGGGGAAAAACTACGATTTCTCTTTTAAAATCCTCCAATTTTAATTTAAACCAATTATTTTCAGCCTTCCCAGGTTAAACCAAGTCAGAAACTGATAAAACAAAAATATTGAAAAAACAAAAAGGCGATCCTTTGGAACCAGAAAAGGAGGGGTGTGGTGAATTTTTCACCACAGTGGTTTTGTCTGGTTTTTTTCTGGGGATTGGTGGGATTATATTATATATTGTATTATTATCTGTACCTGTCCGGCACAAGCGGGATTGGAGTTGAAACGTGGTTTTTCCCGTTGTGCTTCGCAGATGGGGCGTATCTGGTTGCCAATTATTGGTTGCTGATTTAGGTTGCCTGAAGGCAGCCATTGACTGGTGATTTAATTTTCCGTTTGATACGGAATATGTTTCTACTGACTTATCAGGTTCCTAGTATTACCATGCATATTTGCCGGTTACCACCTCCTCATTTTGATCAATCCTTTCCGGTGTCATCGAAGATTCTTATCCTCTCAACCCTGATAGTAAGATTCTTTTGGGCTAATATAAATGAATAATATGCCGGTGGGTAACTCATTTAACCGGACGGTTCAACGTCTTTAAAGAATTCCTTCAGGTTGTCGTTTTGAAGGACAATCCCGGTTAGGAATTTTTTAAACTCATCTACAGAAGAAAAACGCTCATCCTGGTTCTTATTAAGGCATTTCATGACTACATCGTCAAAGAGATCATCCAAGGCTCCAGCTTCCGAAGGAACGACGGGCTGCAAATGCAGGATCTCGTCGGTAACCTCTGCGACACCTGAACCGGAGAATGGTTTCTTTCCGGTTATCAGCTCATAGAATACAATTCCAAGCTGGTATATATCGGTCCTTTCGTCAGGATAGCCGAAGGTCTTCGGAGCGACCTGCTCCGGCGCCGCATAATTCAGGGAAAATCCTATAATGGTCGTTTCATTCCCGTCCGACATTATCTTCCCAAGCCCCCAGTCGGTAATCTTTGCTGTTTTGTCTGCAGAAAGCATAATGTTCTGGGGTTTTATGTCACGGTGGATTATGCCTCTCGAATGGGCATAAGAAAGCCCTTCTGCAACATCATAGATTATCCTTAACGATTCCACGGGAGGAAGCGGTTTTTCAAGAGCCGCCAGAGGCGTTTCAAGATATTCCATCTCTACATAAGGGACAGGGAATATATTTACCGAATTAAGTTTGGCAATGTTCGGATGCTCCAGTCCTTCCCAGATCCTCATCTCCTTCAAAAACAGCCTTCCGGTAGTCTCGTCAAAGTTTATCGGAACTTTTACCGCCACTACGACTCCGTCTTTTCGCCTTTTTGCTTTAAAAACCCTGGCGATCCCTCCTTTTCCGATAAATTCGACATCGCTGTATTTATCATGGAGACTTTCCGGGAAATAGGAAGATGAGAGCGATGAACTCATAATATCCTCTTCTTTCATGAAGAGCGAAGTCGAATCAGGATCGAACGAAGAGGCCGTTACATCGCCGTTCTCTGCGTACCATCTCATGACCAGTGATTTGAAACGATGCCTGAAGACAAGCGGAAGAACTATTGAAAGGAGAAGAGCTGCAGGATATGCCATTCCTGTAACCGGACCGAGTTCCACAGGTACTGTATACAAAGATATTCCCATGAGAACTGTTGCAACAATCGCAACAGGGCACTGGAGACGGTAGACGTTTACAGGGAACCTACCGCTGAGAAGACCTAAAGCCAGAAATGCGGATGATGTAATCAGGAATGTAGTAATAAATATGAAAGCAACCTGAATCATCCCGTAATCGATAAACCCGTATATCAGCCTTGACGTATACGATACAACAGTGTAAAGCAGGGCAATAGACATGGCGCCAAAGGCAAGACCCATGAAGACGACTTCATACTTCCTCCCGCCTTTCAAACCGTACATTCTCCCGAACTTTCCCATAATCCCAATTAATCCGACGAATACCCCGGCAATAAGAACCATAACCAAAACGATCTCAACCGGACTCTGGAGGTAGAGCATCGGCTCGATTCTGGCCGGATCACCGCCAGTGCCACCCGGGGTAGCCTGAACCGAAATATTCTCTTTACCCCCGGGAACGCTCAGGTTTATAGAAATATTCTCCGGCAGCTGTATAATCGGAATTCCCGTCGGTCCCGTACCGTTGACACCGCCTGCAGTAATGATATCGGCCTGCGTTGTCTTCGGGACTACCACATACATTGAATTTTCAGATATCAGCGGATACTTATCCTTCACATAATTCTCATTCCTGAAAAGACCTTTCCAGTATCCTTCGTAGATCTGCTTTACTCCTTCATCAGAGAGCGAACCGATAAAGTCAGAGCCCACGGCATCCCGGATATCCGATGCCGAGGTATAGGGCATATAAGGAGTGCTGCCTATGCCGTTTCCGTCATCATCACTCCCCTTGTAATCGTCCCAGTAGTTCCCCAGAGACGAATTATAGATATCATTTTCGTAAAGATACGAAGAATTGTCCGAGGACCAGTTCAGGGTCGTCGTCAGGGATTTCGCATTCACCCTGTTGTCAAAATTATTCAGGGTTATAATACCGGAAACATTCTTATCCGCGTATATGCCGACACTATGGTTATTTATGGAATTCCCTGAAAACGAAAGCCCGCTCCCGGATATGATGCTTATAGCTATCGGAGTTCCGAGAAAGGTGTTGTCGGAGATTGTCGTATCGTTTCCCTCAATCCATACTGCGCAGTCGGCATCGCCAGAGATTGTAAATCCCTCGATGGTTACGTTATCTGAAGTTATTGTAATCCCGGCAAGCCCCTCTTTGGTAATAATATGCGGTTTTCCCGTCCCGCTATCCATTCCAAGGAGGGAGATCGGTTTATCAATTATGAAATTGCCCCCCCATTCACCGCTCTCGATCAACAGAACAGAACCTGGTTCAGCTCCTGCTACTGCTGCAGCAATGCTGTTCGTGACTGTCTGATTTATAATTCCTTCACTGCTGCTGGTATTATTTACTGCTGCAACCGGTGAGACAAGAAGCAGGAAGAAAAGAAATAAAATAACCATATGCAGAGAGCACCAGCTCAGGCAGGTAATCCTTCGCGTTATTTTATTATCCCCCCTCACCGTTTTCATCGATTATTCTGTCCTCTGTTTCGTTATCCGTACGGGTTATATTTTGAGATTTATTATTCAGGTGTGTCTTTATGAGTCAGATTGAAGATGATTCTTGCTCCTTTCGATCCTCTTGCAAGATCGATCATATCCCCGTCGATAACGGATGTCTCACGGCAGGCCTGAATCTTTGTATTATTGATATATGTACCTCCCGTACTTCCGCAGTCTTCTATGAACCAGTCCCCTTTGCGATTGATAAACTTGGCATGCGGCCTGCTTACCCTTGTTACTGCCTCATAGGAGTTGGGAAGGACTATGGCATTGTCGGAATTACTGAATTCAGGGGATTTGTTGTCTTCACGACCTATCCGGATTTCGTCTTCTTTTAAGGCATAGGCCTCTCCGTCGCATTCGCCGCCAAGAACAACTATCAGCGGGACACCTGTGCTGTTGTCCTCTGAAAGAAGTTTCCTGACCTCGTCCAGTTTGGCGTTTAATTCCTCATGCCCTATCCTTACATCGATATTTGAAAAGATACTGAGGTTGCGGATAATTCCTTCCATTCCGCCGGGGATAAGTGAATATTTCCATACTGGAAGTGCTCCTTTTGAGGTCTGCCTGCCCATCCCGGCTTCTTTCTTTATGACACCTGTCTTAAGCAGTTTATCGAGATGTTTTTTTGTATTTTCATAGCTCGTATCGATCTCCCTGGCGATTTCGCGAACCTCTTTTGGGTGGTTTTCAATCAGCTTCAGGATCCTGAGCCTTGTAGGATTTGACAGGACGTTCAGGTATTCCGAGAGGTCCTCATAAAAATCCGGATCCGAGGATATCGCAATTGTTTTGTCATTAATACCACCGCTCATTTTATCACTCCCTCGTTAATAAATCAATTCACTTTCAACTATTACATAACTTATCTTTTCAAAACAACAACCGAAATATTGTCCTCCGAGACAGGCATGGCGGATTTGACGAGCAGTCTGGCAGTTCCGTTCGCAGTTTCCACCGAATTCAGCCCATCTGATATAACATCATCTTCTATATAATCATGAAGACCGTCGCTGGATAAAAGAAGAACCTCTCCTGAATTGATCCCTATATGATACAGATCTACGGAAAAGTCTCCGCCGATAGATCTTGTTATGACGTTCTTCATCGGGTGCGTCCTCCTTTTTTCAGGATCTATTGCTCCTTTATCCACAAGTTCCTGAACAAGAGAATGATCCACGGTTATCTGCTTTAGCATTCCGTTAAAGAGATAAACCCTTGAATCGCCGGTATTTGCAATGAAAACTTCCAAATCACGGACAAATGCGGCAACGAGCGTTGTACCCATTCCGGCCCTGTCTCCTACGGCCAGAGTGCTGACATTTTCATCGGCCATCGCAAATGAATTTCTCAATAACTTTTCAATTTCAGCGGCACTCATGCCCGCCCTGTAATTTTTTGAGAACTCTGAACGCAGGGTATCTATGGCTATGCGTGATGCCACATCACCGGCAGCATGACCTCCTATCCCGTCGGCAACCGCCATAAGAAGGCCGTCCTTAATTTGTGAAGCTAAACAGGAGTCCTCATTGTGCCGCCTTTTTCCTGCAATCGAAACACAGCTGTATTCCATATAATATATCCGGTACCTGAAATGCTGGACTGAATCTGAATTTCCTGTAAAGACACGAAAACAATTACCTGTCCGCTTGAAGAGAGTTTATCCTGTTTATTTATTAATATTGACAGTGAGGAAGGTTAATAGATCTAACAATCCGGTTCAATAAAAAACAGTTTTAGATATATAATACGAATTATAATAATGCCATCCAGACCATATACGACCCTATGACCATTATGACTATAACCAAGATCAGGAGCTTATAGCAGCACTTATCACACAGGCATAAGAATCCCTTCTCTCCTTTGGATGCACCGCAGAGCCTGCATTTTTTATCTGAACCGGCAGTTATTCCGTGCTCCTTTTCGTACATTTTCTTTATTTTCGAATCAAGATTGGGGCTGTTGTGGATCCTGTGCCATTCATCAGCGCTCATTCCAAGGAAAAAATCGCAATCCTTACATTTAAGCCAGACTTCATACTCATCGGGATGTTCAATGTAAACTGATTTGTTTTTACATTTAGGGCATTCAATCTCTTTTTCACTCATAAGAAACTCCTAAAAATTAATCGAAGTTTATGCATAATAAGAGTTCCATGTGATTTCGGAACCTAAGTCCGGCGAGGCAATTATTCAGGAACCACTCTCTACCCGGTTCATCATGAACATTTTTCAGCTGAAAGGACAAAATTTGTGCAATGAAATTCAGGGCAATTCATATCGCTTCAATACTGATACTCACAGCATTCATTTTTACTGCTGCATGTACCGGTTCGTCAGGGCAGGACAATAGTGAAATTTCCAGGTATATTGAAGACCTGTATTCAGATGACAAGGATACGGTGACATCGGCTGTAAAAGAACTTGCAGCCAGCGGTGAGGCAGCGGTAAATCCCCTGATCAATGTATTCTCTTCAGGGAATCGGCAGGCTTCGGGTTACGCAGCCGTAGCTCTTGTATATATCGGAGAACCTGCGATCGAACCTCTCACCAAAAAGCTTGATTCAGATAACGAAGACGAGAGTGATTGGGCCTCAAATACACTGGCACTGATGGGCAGTAAAGCTGTTCCGGATCTTATAGAGATAGTAAATACCGGAAGCGACACAGAAAAAGAGCAGGCTGCAATAACGCTCATTAAGATCGGGGATAACGCGCTTCCTCTGCTAAATCTGGAACTCAATACCAATGCGGAGGCGGATCAGGCAGAGATCATCTCGATTATCCGGTCAATAGAAGCAACACAAAACCTGCAGGAAAAGTTAAACTATACGGGAACTGGATAAAAATTCAGGCAAATTAATTTGCCTTCTTTTCATCTTTTTTCCTGTAACCCTCAAGAATAAGTGAATTGATATTTTTAACGGGTTTATCAGTCGATTCCTGGATATGGAATTCACAGAACGGACAGGATGTTACAACAATGTCGCAGCCGGTCTTCCCGATCTCCTCTCCCCTTTTCATCCCGAGCGCTTTCGCCTCATCAGGAAGCCCGGATCTCACACCACCCCCCGCACCGCAGCAGATAGACGGCATCTCGACAAATTCTCTCGCGAACATCCCGATGAGTTCTCTCGGCTCGTCATGTACGCCCTGACCGCGGAGAAGGTGGCAGGGATCATGATATGTTACCCTTACATCAAGTTTTTCCGGGGGCTCGATCCCGTATTTGACAAGCAGCTGGTTGATATCAATCACTTCAAACGGTGTGTCATAGTCATTTTTAAGTGTCGATCCACATCCCGCACACATTGTAAGAACGGTATCAATGCCCCTTTTGGCAAAGCATACGATATTCGTCTTTTTCAGGTTTTCAAGGATCTGCGTCTGACCGGTCCTGATAAGAGGCGATCCGCAGCAGACCTGATCTTTCGGGACAATGACCCTAATGCCGTTTCTTTTAAGAACCTCAATAGTATCGAGACAGGTCTGAACAACTCTCATATTGTACATGCAGCCTACAAAGAAGCCTACCTCGCAGCGAACCTCACCATAAGGCTCGATTACCTCAGGAACCATCTCAAGGAAGGTTTCACCTGCCTTCTCGACACTTCTTCCTGTGGTCCTGACCAATTCTGCAACTGCCTTGTGCCGGTCAAGTGTTAAGCCCTGCCTGTTGGCAAGTTCCCTGAGTTTCTCTATCGCTCTTCCGGGAATAGCTATCTTCTTAGGGCAGGCAAGGTAGCAGGCCTGGCAGGAAGTGCATGTGAAAAGCCCTTCATCGACAGCCAGCGGAACCCGGTTCCCTGAACTCCGCGGATCAAGTGCAAGCCTCATCTCCTGCCTCATCAGGGTCGGCCCTGCAAAATCCACAACCCTCATCGCGGGACATACCGATACACAGCACAGGCACTCGATGCAGTCTCTTATCGGTCTTATCCTGTCGATCTCTTCCTTTTCCGGAAGTTCACCGCATCCGCAGGGGACAAGGCCGGGCATCTTTG includes these proteins:
- a CDS encoding PP2C family protein-serine/threonine phosphatase, translating into MEYSCVSIAGKRRHNEDSCLASQIKDGLLMAVADGIGGHAAGDVASRIAIDTLRSEFSKNYRAGMSAAEIEKLLRNSFAMADENVSTLAVGDRAGMGTTLVAAFVRDLEVFIANTGDSRVYLFNGMLKQITVDHSLVQELVDKGAIDPEKRRTHPMKNVITRSIGGDFSVDLYHIGINSGEVLLLSSDGLHDYIEDDVISDGLNSVETANGTARLLVKSAMPVSEDNISVVVLKR
- a CDS encoding protein kinase domain-containing protein, producing the protein MVILFLFFLLLVSPVAAVNNTSSSEGIINQTVTNSIAAAVAGAEPGSVLLIESGEWGGNFIIDKPISLLGMDSGTGKPHIITKEGLAGITITSDNVTIEGFTISGDADCAVWIEGNDTTISDNTFLGTPIAISIISGSGLSFSGNSINNHSVGIYADKNVSGIITLNNFDNRVNAKSLTTTLNWSSDNSSYLYENDIYNSSLGNYWDDYKGSDDDGNGIGSTPYMPYTSASDIRDAVGSDFIGSLSDEGVKQIYEGYWKGLFRNENYVKDKYPLISENSMYVVVPKTTQADIITAGGVNGTGPTGIPIIQLPENISINLSVPGGKENISVQATPGGTGGDPARIEPMLYLQSPVEIVLVMVLIAGVFVGLIGIMGKFGRMYGLKGGRKYEVVFMGLAFGAMSIALLYTVVSYTSRLIYGFIDYGMIQVAFIFITTFLITSSAFLALGLLSGRFPVNVYRLQCPVAIVATVLMGISLYTVPVELGPVTGMAYPAALLLSIVLPLVFRHRFKSLVMRWYAENGDVTASSFDPDSTSLFMKEEDIMSSSLSSSYFPESLHDKYSDVEFIGKGGIARVFKAKRRKDGVVVAVKVPINFDETTGRLFLKEMRIWEGLEHPNIAKLNSVNIFPVPYVEMEYLETPLAALEKPLPPVESLRIIYDVAEGLSYAHSRGIIHRDIKPQNIMLSADKTAKITDWGLGKIMSDGNETTIIGFSLNYAAPEQVAPKTFGYPDERTDIYQLGIVFYELITGKKPFSGSGVAEVTDEILHLQPVVPSEAGALDDLFDDVVMKCLNKNQDERFSSVDEFKKFLTGIVLQNDNLKEFFKDVEPSG
- a CDS encoding rubrerythrin family protein: MTTKDDAAEAFAGESQANRKYKIFSEKADAEGYSNVAKLYRAASEAEAIHAKRLLFLLQQVNSTEENLKKSIEGETSEYTSMYPSFVKDAEKENDKEAGTIFTHAMKAEEVHAANYGRALEAVAGGNDLEVSKVFLCPVCGNIVFDSVPDTCPICGVPGRMFKEIE
- a CDS encoding HEAT repeat domain-containing protein, with amino-acid sequence MKFRAIHIASILILTAFIFTAACTGSSGQDNSEISRYIEDLYSDDKDTVTSAVKELAASGEAAVNPLINVFSSGNRQASGYAAVALVYIGEPAIEPLTKKLDSDNEDESDWASNTLALMGSKAVPDLIEIVNTGSDTEKEQAAITLIKIGDNALPLLNLELNTNAEADQAEIISIIRSIEATQNLQEKLNYTGTG
- the tfrB gene encoding fumarate reductase (CoM/CoB) subunit TfrB; the protein is MASVKKVSLKVKILRQDPSSGITPSYKDYNVEVNEGARVLDVLIAVRDNLDPSLSFRYCCGAGQCGSCAIKINGEPKLACMTIAEDRMILEPLDLPVIKDLAVDLVSELSKMPGLVPCGCGELPEKEEIDRIRPIRDCIECLCCVSVCPAMRVVDFAGPTLMRQEMRLALDPRSSGNRVPLAVDEGLFTCTSCQACYLACPKKIAIPGRAIEKLRELANRQGLTLDRHKAVAELVRTTGRSVEKAGETFLEMVPEVIEPYGEVRCEVGFFVGCMYNMRVVQTCLDTIEVLKRNGIRVIVPKDQVCCGSPLIRTGQTQILENLKKTNIVCFAKRGIDTVLTMCAGCGSTLKNDYDTPFEVIDINQLLVKYGIEPPEKLDVRVTYHDPCHLLRGQGVHDEPRELIGMFAREFVEMPSICCGAGGGVRSGLPDEAKALGMKRGEEIGKTGCDIVVTSCPFCEFHIQESTDKPVKNINSLILEGYRKKDEKKAN
- a CDS encoding FHA domain-containing protein, translating into MSGGINDKTIAISSDPDFYEDLSEYLNVLSNPTRLRILKLIENHPKEVREIAREIDTSYENTKKHLDKLLKTGVIKKEAGMGRQTSKGALPVWKYSLIPGGMEGIIRNLSIFSNIDVRIGHEELNAKLDEVRKLLSEDNSTGVPLIVVLGGECDGEAYALKEDEIRIGREDNKSPEFSNSDNAIVLPNSYEAVTRVSRPHAKFINRKGDWFIEDCGSTGGTYINNTKIQACRETSVIDGDMIDLARGSKGARIIFNLTHKDTPE
- a CDS encoding FAD-dependent oxidoreductase; this encodes MEKAVTMPDVKVYSTKQCQYCRLLKAFLDKKGIKYQNIDVGEDIEAAKEMVELSGQYAVPVTVIDGEVIVGYDVRRLNELFGDTGEKGETDIIILGGGPAGLTAAAYAARKLLRCMIITEDIGGQALESWAIENYMGFRIISGSDLMQKFEEQVRNEDIEIEIDKAESIAESDEKFVITTVSGQKFEGKSVIIATGVKPRWLGIKDEEKFIGHGISICSTCDGPLFRNKIVTIIGGGNYAVTTAIEMSKLAKHVNLIVRSKIRADEVYTNQYEGLENVSTYKNYTVSALGGDNMLKAVTIKERDTGEEIKLETDGLFLAIGHDANTGFLEGFVDLNGNGEIITDNNGRTSHKGVFAAGDVTDTESKQVIIASGEGAKAALSAYSFLVNK